The following proteins are encoded in a genomic region of Arachis ipaensis cultivar K30076 chromosome B02, Araip1.1, whole genome shotgun sequence:
- the LOC107625286 gene encoding uncharacterized protein LOC107625286 isoform X2 produces MENRKGDRGRGRRREGEDEQRYGAWRRYRAAVAEKKERGERDPRRRGRSYRRATPRFLVRVLPLPFAEGETRREDADLHHRASLSSSSLHHCRSLFPLPSGFAAAAIESDAAEEESFLFHCRRRRPWLLLFIWLEFVTGGEKRLHHPLHFDIEPLFLTIIDAAAAVPVALKSPLQLPV; encoded by the exons ATGGAGAACAGGAAGGGAGACAGAGGACGAGGGAGAAGGAGAGAGGGGGAGGACGAACAACGCTATGGAGCTTGGCGCCGCTACCGAGCTGCTGTCgcagagaagaaagagagaggcgAACGTGACCCACGGAGGAGAGGAAGGAGCTACCGTCGAGCCACGCCCCGTTTCCTTGTTCGTGTATTGCCGTTGCCGTTCGCTGAGGGTGAGACGCGAAGAGAAGATGCTGACCTGCACCATCGTGCCTCGCTATCTTCGTCGAGCCTTCATCATTGTCGCTCCCTATTCCCGTTGCCATCAGGGTTTGCTGCCGCTGCCATTGAGAGTGACGCAGCAGAGGAGGAGTCGTTCCTCTTCCACTGCCGTCGCCGGAGACCTTGGTTGCTACTGTTCATATGG CTGGAATTTGTCACCGGGGGAGAGAAGCGGCTGCACCATCCTCTTCATTTTGACATTGAACCTCTATTCCTAACCAT AATTGATGCTGCTGCCGCCGTCCCGGTTGCGTTGAAATCGCCGCTGCAGTTGCCAGTTTAG
- the LOC107625286 gene encoding uncharacterized protein LOC107625286 isoform X1, which translates to MENRKGDRGRGRRREGEDEQRYGAWRRYRAAVAEKKERGERDPRRRGRSYRRATPRFLVRVLPLPFAEGETRREDADLHHRASLSSSSLHHCRSLFPLPSGFAAAAIESDAAEEESFLFHCRRRRPWLLLFIWLLESLQLEFVTGGEKRLHHPLHFDIEPLFLTIIDAAAAVPVALKSPLQLPV; encoded by the exons ATGGAGAACAGGAAGGGAGACAGAGGACGAGGGAGAAGGAGAGAGGGGGAGGACGAACAACGCTATGGAGCTTGGCGCCGCTACCGAGCTGCTGTCgcagagaagaaagagagaggcgAACGTGACCCACGGAGGAGAGGAAGGAGCTACCGTCGAGCCACGCCCCGTTTCCTTGTTCGTGTATTGCCGTTGCCGTTCGCTGAGGGTGAGACGCGAAGAGAAGATGCTGACCTGCACCATCGTGCCTCGCTATCTTCGTCGAGCCTTCATCATTGTCGCTCCCTATTCCCGTTGCCATCAGGGTTTGCTGCCGCTGCCATTGAGAGTGACGCAGCAGAGGAGGAGTCGTTCCTCTTCCACTGCCGTCGCCGGAGACCTTGGTTGCTACTGTTCATATGG TTGTTGGAATCGTTACAGCTGGAATTTGTCACCGGGGGAGAGAAGCGGCTGCACCATCCTCTTCATTTTGACATTGAACCTCTATTCCTAACCAT AATTGATGCTGCTGCCGCCGTCCCGGTTGCGTTGAAATCGCCGCTGCAGTTGCCAGTTTAG